In Vicia villosa cultivar HV-30 ecotype Madison, WI unplaced genomic scaffold, Vvil1.0 ctg.001626F_1_1, whole genome shotgun sequence, the genomic stretch TTTTGGAGTTCATTTTGGTTCCTCGATTTAAAAAAGTTCATATCGATTCCTTAAATCTTTAAAATATATCATGTTAGTCCTTTTAATCTAATAAGTAATAAATTTAGCGACAAATTTCTGAATTTTTTCATCACTAATTAGACAAAAAAGATTAACATAGTATATTTTGAAGTCTTAAGAGACCAATATGgatatttttttaagttaataGACCAAAATAATCTTTAGGTTAAAATAACATAtctaaaatgaatcttttttaataacttcttttatagtttttctaggtattcctctatttataggtgtttGACCACCTAACATTTTGTCTACCATAATATCGCAGGTCTTACTGTAGttcagtaaaaaaaaattatttcaacttTAGCGGTACCTTTATGTCACATAAAATTCCTGAAACACTCATCTATTTCAGCCATCCAACTTGAATTCGatgatttatttcattttattttccatcGTTTTGTATTATGGATCCAATAATGATAAACAAATCTCTCATTTATATCTCCCATCAACTCTTCAAGTAATACTTATCATCTACAAAAAGCTTGCATCTCGAagctatttatatttttaattaaaaagtttttcaaaatttattccACTCAAAAAGTCTCtggtaagataaaaaaaaaaaaagagattttaaaTTTTCTGCTCAcattaaaaaaaactttgttcgataattattatttaacttttaatttgtaattttttttactagTTTATAGCTTTTTCTCAAAACTTTTGAGCttgtaatttttattaatttttcttcGATTCATATCCTTATTAACAATAATTATTCTTACTTTTCAATATGTAACATGTATAATTTTAAATAGAATTTAATTGGTATGCACCGACAATAGAAAGCAGTTTTATACTGTTAGTGAATCGTGACCGTTAAAtacttattaaaatttaattttcattttaattatttataaaataatatttgtgaaTGATTGTGATACACTGACTGTATAAAcaattttacactgacagtgcatggTAATTAATCTCTTTTAAATACTTTTCATTAGTAAGAAATCTCAATTAATTATCAACAAAATTAATTATCATAGAAAAAATCATAATCATGATCTAAATTGAATACCATAAAACCAAACACTTTGGCTCGTGGTAAAGAAGCTCATGCTAAGGAAGCAATCTGAGAAATATTGAGTTCGATTTCTAGGTAGGAACAATGTTTGGCCAGTGCCCATACCTCTCGGCACAAGACACAGAAAATATCGAATTCGATTCTTAAGTGGAACAATGTTTGGTCAGTACCCATACCTCTCGGCACAAATTTTGAATTACTATGGTCTTTTTCTCCTAAAAACAAGagtgcaaaagaaaaaaaacattgaataccataaaatttatttaatttttatttaatcatgATTATCTCGAAGATACTCCTCTTTAACGGTTTAACCCCCTTCATAGGGTTACGCTGTCTGATAGTGAACCGAAGAAGCATGTAAACCGGGTTTTGTTCATGACAACCCGCTCAACCACTCAACTCAACGGCTCGTGTTTCGTTGAACCGGAAGAAACCCATTCAGAGAAACGTTCATGGAGTTCGATTCCATAACCGATGAAGAAACTCAGAATCACTTCATCGCTTTCAAATCACAGTGAAAAACATGGTTTTCGCTGAAACCCATAAGCACTTTATAGACAGTATCAGTGCAATTATCGTAAAGGGTCATTGGAACAATCTCTCAAAACCCAAAATCGCTTCAACTCTCACTTCCACCACCATTCACCAATGTATCTTGCACCTCACACAACACCATTACGAACCTTTTTTCATCTTCTCATTTTTCAAATGGGCTCATTCCATCCCACACTACACTCACTCCTTACAATCTTCATGGTCCATGCTTCACATACTCACCAAACACAGACATTTCAAAACTGCACACCAGGTGCTTGATAAAATTGCCCAAAAGGAattactttcaaatccttcagtTTTGAATTCTCTGGTGAATATTCACGATGACCCTGAAGTTAATTCACATGTTTTGAGTTGGGTTGTGATACATTATGCGAAATCGAAGATGACCCATGATGCGGTTCAGGTTTTCGAGCATATGAGTTTGTGTAATTTAAAGCTGCATTTGCCTGCTTGTACTGTGCTTTTGAACTCTTTGTTGAAAGATGGTGTTACTAGCATGGTGTGGAAGGTTTATAAGAGAATGGTTCGAGATGGGGTTGTTCCGAATATCTATATTTATAATTGTTTGATTCACGCTTGTTTGAAATCGAGAGATGTGGAGAGGGCGGAGTTTTTATTGAATGAGATGGAAGGAAAGTGTGTGGTTCCTGATATTTTCACATACAATACTTTGATAGCTTTGTATTGCAAAAAGGGGATGCATTATGAGGCCTTATCGGTCCAGGATAAAATGGAAAGAGAGGGGATAAATCTTGATATTGTTAGTTACAATTCTCTTATTTATGGATTTTGCAAAGAAGGTAGGATGAGGGAAGCTATGAGGATGTTCGGCGAAATCAAAGGTGCCACTCCCAATCTTGTTACATATACTACATTGATTGATGGTTATTGTAAAACAAATGAACTGGAGCAAGCTTTGAGATTGCGCGAGATGATGGAGGCTAAGGGATTGTACCCTGGTGTTGTTACTTATAATTCGATTTTGCGCAAGCTGTGTTCTGATGGCAGGATAAGGGATGCAAACAAACTCTTGAATGAGATGAGTGAGAAAAAAATTCAAGCTGACAATATCACGTGTAACACACTGATTAATGCGTATTGCAAGATAGGAGATTTGAGTTCTGCTTTGAAGTTTAAAAATAAGATGGTAGAAGCTGGACTGAAGCCTGATCCCTTTACATATAAAGCGCTGATTTGCGGGTTCTGCAAATTGAGCGAGCTTGAACGTGCGAAGGAACTATTGTTTGGCATGCTTGATGCTGGATTTTCTCCAAATTATAGCACTTACTCATGGATTGTAGATGGCTATTGCAAGAAAGACAATACCGATGCAGTTCTAGCACTGCCGGATGAGTTTCTGAGTAAAGGTATTTGTCTCAATGTTTCTGTTTACAGGGCATTGATAAGAAGGTTAAGCAAGATAGAAAGGATTGAATGTGCTGAAAAGTTGTTAGTTCATATGGAAGGAAAAGGTATTTCAGGCGATAGTGTTATCTACACTAGTGTTGCTTTTGCTTACTGGAAATCAGGGAACACAAATGCTGCTTCAAACATGTTAGAAGAAATGGCTAGGAGGAGGTTGATGATCAATGCCAAAATCTATAGATGCTTTAGTGCTCCTGATGCTAGTGAAAACAAAGTTTCACAGATGTTTTGGGATCATATGGTGGAAAGGGGTCTGATGTCAAGAAATacaatgtataaaataaaccaagtGCTGATATGATATGATGATAATCTTGCTTATTCAATTTCATGTAATTGTATGCAATGTATTGCGTCTGGTTATGGTTATCAGAGGGTCTTTCATATCTCATCAAGAGTTTGAAAAGTcagatatttattttttaaattagtgaagaaaaaattattattaactagGCCAAATCCATCCTGGAGTCCTTTTTCTTACCTTTTTCGGTTAATAAGATAAAATGTTTACAACATCCTTTTAATACTATCAACAGTTGGGCTAGTCGAAATCTTCAGGAAAACTATTTGGGGACTTAACCAAATGCCAATTAAATTGTCTTAGTTAGAGTCGGAGAggttggcacacccggtgggacacGTTGTGCTAAGTTTGCATATACAATTTCTCAACACCGAGTTTGCATGAAATTGAGAAGTGGTAGGAAAATGGTAGACCCTAGAAACACTAATCCAAATGGGGAACAACCCTAAGGAGGAAACGCAATTGCTTCACATTCATCTGACATTGGCGTATCCACGTCAAGCACTGTGGCGGTAGCTTCAAATGTCCAAAGTGGGCCAATAATTTCACAGAGTCAGCGTGTAACTCCAATACCGACTATGGCAAGTGCTTTtgggccatatatatatatatatatatatatatatacatatatatatatatatatatatatatatatatatatatatatatatatatatatatatatatatatatatatatatccagtTTCACAATGCCCATGTATGGTGGGGAATGAATATATGGAATGCCAACATCAATGATGACAAGTTTATATAGTAATGTTTCGACATTTGCTAAAAATACAACATCAACGTTCACACCTTATCATGGATCAGGACCTATGGGAAACCAATCTGGTCGTACCATAGGGATGAGATTTTTCGTCCCAAGCGATCCCGACTTTCACCACAGGTACTATCGCCATTATGAAGCAGCAGATGGATGAAAGTAATCACGAAATGGTAAACATGCTTACTCAACAAATGAGTACAATACTTAGACCATTAATCCAGAGTTCTTCTTAGAATTACCAACAATTGGCAAATCAAATAACTCGAATAAGTGATTTCCTTGGCGCCCCTAGGGCGCCACTTCGACCGATCGTACAACCCCAACCAGAGGTACACGTTCGATATGAAGAAGTGCTCGAAGAGACAATCAACCAAGAACAAGAGATTCCCCAGGGTGTCGAACAGATACCTAGGATTGTCAAATGTCCTCCTGTCGTGGTAGGTAATAGAAACCAAAATGTCGACCAAGTGGTTAGGCAAGTTCGACAAGATGCATTAGCTGGAGAGCAAAATCTGGAATCCATTGTCGAACGAGTTATGGTTCGAAATGGTATGAATACTGGCCTTCAAAATGCCTATTTATTCCTCCCCATTACTAGATGTTGTTTTACAAATAAAACTACCTAGGGGATGGAAAGTCCCAAAGTTTACTAACTTTGTCGGTGATACCAATGAATCCATCGTTAAACATTGCTAGGTATCAAACCGAGGCTGGTGATATAGCAAACAATGatgatttaaaaatgaaatatttctcAAGTTCTCTCACAAAAAATGGGTTCACTTGGTTTACAATGCTACCTCCACATTCCGTCCATACGTGGACCTAGATGGAGacattgttccatgaacaatttacATGGGACAGTTGAAAATAAGTTTGAAAAAATTGGCCAGCGTCAAACGAAAGGTTGTCGAGTCAATCGACGAGTGTCTTATCAGATTTAGACTCTTGAAAGCAAGATGCTTTACTCAGGTCCCTGAAGACGAATTAGTAGAAATGGCTGCAGGAGGCTTAGACTATTCTATCATTAAAAAGTTAGATACTCAATATCTTAGAGATACGGAACAATTGACTGATAGAGTTTGCCAAATCAATCCATTGAAAGTTGAAAAAGCCAGaactagtaaatatcataagaaaggaAAAGTTGCTTATGTAGCAGTTGATAAACATTCTTTAGATTAcgaagatttaattgaagaaagTGAGGTTAATGTGGCTAAACTCAAGCCAATACCTTCTTACTCTTGTAAATTATTGAGACCATCAAATGTGAAGAATCCTGTTGAAACTGGAAAAAAATGACAAATTCGCCACAAAAACTTAAACTTTTGATATAACTAAGtgtgacaaaatatttgattagtTGGTAACAGATTGTCAAATTATTGTGCCTTAAGGCTTGAAGAATCCCCCATTATAGCAAAAGAAAAAATACGGATTCtgtaaatttaataatttaataattttcttGGTCATAAAACATCTTAATATGTCATTTTCATGGATTTGGTGcagaaagctttgaaagaaggcaAGATTCAATTTGGTGAAAAGCACAGAGTGTGGCAATACCGTGCACCATAAAGGACAAAGTGTTCAAAAAGgtgctaattgattctggttctagtgtgagtctgatgccattgtccatcttcaaaaagctggagattggaaaaataagcgagagtgaaacaaagttgcaattcgctgatcacactattaagaagtCATATGGGATAGTCGAAGATGTAATGgtagagattgacaagtttgtttacccagttgatttccacatcatggacattcctgaggatgaagagactccaatccttcttgggcgaccctttttgcttactagtcgctgcaatttggatattgaaaaaggggaactcgtagttaaatcatttgatgaggaggtaacactgaaggtgttagaagtcaaaAAAGAAGCTGCTGGTAggaataatcaatctaaagttggtatgatcagAAGTGAGGGAGCCAGAAGAAGTCCACACCATCCCGAAAAAGtttcaagtatcatctctaaggtggcctcagctcatacacctataaaaattcctgcggtaattcaagaaatcaagaagaagaaaacaggggaaagtagaggtgagaagatgaaagtgggtagtaacttgaagagaaaagtggtccatactTCTCGACTTCATAAGGTTGTGGTTacggaagtgacaagcaaccaagtttggaggaggaaataccctccttaataaagggtattggaccgtcgagccatgcgacgttaaacgaagcgcttcgtgggaggcaacccacggttttaataatacggtttactttttgttttgttttcagaagaaaaaaaaatgggtctctccggtgaaagctaggaagcggcagctggagttgcagtaccctctgtgagttcaccctcactatcttgaatttaaacattgaggtcaatgtttggttcaagtgtgggggggttttattgcattcagtttttattttcagtttatttGCTAAGTTTTTCGTTCTGTTTTAATTAGTTTGCTTGAAGGAACATTGTGTTGCAGAAGGACGAGGATTGTGTCAAAGAGAGGTGAACCAGTACCGAGTggatgaaagatccaacccaaGCTTGCACCCGAGGCACCCCTGAAAGTTGATAcaactaaaaaaaaatagttgGACGCAACTCGATGACACTGGTCTGAGATTGAAAGCTGGTACATACGAACCGGAAAAGAAGCGACATTACACAATAAGCACTCGggatcctgtaagctatgcccaacatggtgagatcataaaaagccagacatttatcatcatgagagagtagtcaggtatgactttatcactttgaatttgcgtaagtTCTATTCATATGACACAACCTgataacacacactgaggcacgttttTTTTGTGTTTCCCCTTGAGCCTTTTTAGCCATCCCTGATTCATGTTTACCATTTGCAAACCtctttgagcctttatcccttgtttgtttttaaaaacccgcatatattaccccttggccaaaagaaaaaataaatattcccTTTTACCCGTGCTCGGCATAAACGTGGTGGATGAAAAAGTTGTGAaaaattctaagtttggggtggtgatacaaaaagggcaagtgaaaaaaaaaaagaagagaagaaaagaaaaaaaaaattatagaactCACCAAAACACACTTGTCCTGACTAAATGACTTGGTTACATTTGAAACACTCGAATAAGTGAGTGAAGTCAAGAGTCAATGATTAAACCACATCGTACTAAAATGAGCACAATAACAAGAAAGACAACATGATTGCCGAGCCCCCAAAACCTTTGTGTATCCATTTCCTTGTTTATCCCACCTGTCCTAAGCCCCGTTTCAACccgaagacctcaaaaagtgtgtgcaaagtgtttgtgta encodes the following:
- the LOC131636074 gene encoding pentatricopeptide repeat-containing protein At5g38730-like, yielding MVFAETHKHFIDSISAIIVKGHWNNLSKPKIASTLTSTTIHQCILHLTQHHYEPFFIFSFFKWAHSIPHYTHSLQSSWSMLHILTKHRHFKTAHQVLDKIAQKELLSNPSVLNSLVNIHDDPEVNSHVLSWVVIHYAKSKMTHDAVQVFEHMSLCNLKLHLPACTVLLNSLLKDGVTSMVWKVYKRMVRDGVVPNIYIYNCLIHACLKSRDVERAEFLLNEMEGKCVVPDIFTYNTLIALYCKKGMHYEALSVQDKMEREGINLDIVSYNSLIYGFCKEGRMREAMRMFGEIKGATPNLVTYTTLIDGYCKTNELEQALRLREMMEAKGLYPGVVTYNSILRKLCSDGRIRDANKLLNEMSEKKIQADNITCNTLINAYCKIGDLSSALKFKNKMVEAGLKPDPFTYKALICGFCKLSELERAKELLFGMLDAGFSPNYSTYSWIVDGYCKKDNTDAVLALPDEFLSKGICLNVSVYRALIRRLSKIERIECAEKLLVHMEGKGISGDSVIYTSVAFAYWKSGNTNAASNMLEEMARRRLMINAKIYRCFSAPDASENKVSQMFWDHMVERGLMSRNTMYKINQVLI